A part of Babylonia areolata isolate BAREFJ2019XMU chromosome 6, ASM4173473v1, whole genome shotgun sequence genomic DNA contains:
- the LOC143283270 gene encoding uncharacterized protein LOC143283270 isoform X2, producing MDMKHKDKKLSEANITIESLRKSILELQLENENLSSKLQDEMSNREEVLQRIQNTRDLIGLLKDQEERLEEKLSSCETERTELKYLEKEHAQQFEEMTEKFKSLEMEAGRDVEDLFKQVEQAQEFKKSLEKELEIKIAESDQQIKSLANKIDEKDIALREVHVMLQKNEEKLHSADKDLGAAQQQVCNLSAELTDAQQLLDKFKNECGLLQNEKEQLATELVEERERVESAKRQEDSVQEALNNSVAIFNQRQSDMQKDIDLLKLELCDEQKRLKEARAQLTESLTFNESLKSSRDVLLLEKTEMELCLDKLKVELTELQSEKYKNKAEISSLETEVESLQSHLEREQQAAAKLQVQVDEINPRYVSLEKEKKHLQQELHTLKQTISTHKSELEKSIQAQGEGSRQTRQLHDTITQLQAELSDKRNHIDQLHKDMTNCQTQSSAKDAEISSTTAQLDKTTSELKDLMEEQKQAKAHICDLTDQLNIYRKEKDSAEARLADLEKEKHNLQREQETKGQVAEKERQTSIEKQEHLEQQVKDLNADMKAKNKTIKDMEKELKSVRTRLTTQEKKQEEKSRELDYLKQELSASEQAKDHSDKIIASLQSHLELETEKAQLNAQQVEQLRKETAQAQKEKTESIMQCERQIIEMTATLEKYTSDHQKLLTQKDKEIDELRCKNAQLTTVSQQSECTTKELREESERLLQQIVALKSELEELEKNKAAEIESLRDQLVHAEQTDMVCDMNHTQSATQSVAHLNHSMEADSLATTSMPTTPVAQIQGQPAENPQRSILRQTGSISKRRKVAFISPSIDTSEKSNTDSESSIELEIEDQVLTHTKPGPRTPLRLRHSPHKNRSGLSAPVVLTPSKSCKLETMAKKTKLKPNTHTAVQSSSPEPIQIKDKDFCKTPNIRKAPMRTSRFFRTSPKERKMMRKQEEAKERMSWFDEDNVYGFGFDD from the exons ATGGATATGAAACACAAG GATAAAAAGCTGAGTGAAGCAAACATTACGATTGAGTCTCTACGGAAATCCATTTTGGAGCTGCAG ttgGAAAATGAGAATCTTAGTTCCAAACTTCAAGATGAAATGAGCAACAGGGAAGAGGTGCTGCAAAG GATTCAAAACACACGAGATTTGATTGGTCTTCTGAAGGACCAGGAGGAGAGACTGGAAGAAAAGCTTTCCAGCT GTGAGACCGAACGCACAGAATTGAAGTACTTGGAAAAGGAACATGCTCAGCAGTTTGAG GAGATGACTGAAAAATTCAAAAGCCTGGAGATGGAAGCTGGTCGTGATGTTGAAGATCTCTTCAAGCAAG TTGAACAAGCACAAGAATTCAAGAAGAGTTTGGAAAAAGAATTGGAGATCAAAATTGCTGAATCAGACCAACAG ATCAAGTCACTGGCAAACAAGATTGATGAAAAGGACATAGCTTTGAGAGAAGTTCATGTCATGCTGCAGAAGAACGAAGAAAAACTACATTCAGCAGACAAAGACCTGG GTGCTGCACAGCAGCAGGTGTGTAACTTGTCTGCTGAGCTGACCGACGCACAGCAACTCCTGGATAAGTTCAAAAATGAATGTGGACTTCTGCAG AATGAAAAAGAACAACTAGCCACAGAGCTGGTTGAAGAGAGGGAACGGGTGGAGAGTGCGAAACGTCAAGAGGACTCGGTGCAAGAAGCTCTCAACAACTCTGTGGCCATCTTCAACCAGCGCCAGAGTGATATGCAGAAAGACATTGACCTCCTCAAGCTTGAGCTATGTGATGAACAAAAAAG GTTGAAAGAAGCCAGAGCACAGCTTACTGAGAGTCTAACATTCAATGAAAGCCTCAAAAGTTCAAGAG ATGTATTGCTGTTGGAGAAAACAGAGATGGAGCTGTGTCTGGATAAACTCAAAGTAGAACTG ACAGAGCTACAGTCAGAGAAGTACAAAAACAAAGCAGAGATCAGCTCcctggagacagaggtggagagttTGCAGTCACACCTGGAGCGGGAACAACAAGCAGCTGCAAAACTGCAG GTGCAAGTGGATGAGATCAACCCTCGCTATGTCAGtctggagaaggaaaaaaaacatctcCAGCAGGAGCTCCACACCCTGAAGCAAACTATCAGCACACACAAG AGTGAGCTGGAGAAGAGCATTCAGGCCCAAGGTGAAGGCAGCAGACAGACCCGGCAACTTCACGACACCATCACACAGCTGCAGGCAGAGCTTTCGGACAAAAG AAACCATATAGACCAGCTGCACAAAGATATGACAAATTGCCAGACCCAGTCGTCTGCAAAAGATGCAGAGATCTCCTCCACCACAGCACAGCTGGACAAAACTACGTCTGAACTCAAG GATTTGATGGAAGAACAAAAGCAGGCTAAAGCCCACATTTGTGACCTCACAGACCAGCTGAATATATACAG GAAAGAGAAAGATTCTGCTGAAGCCAGACTTGCtgaccttgaaaaagaaaaacataatctTCAGCGAGAGCAAGAAACAAAG GGTCAAGTGGCAGAGAAGGAGCGCCAGACCAGTATAGAAAAGCAGGAACACTTGGAGCAGCAGGTGAAGGACCTCAACGCTGACATGAAGGCCAAGAACAAGACCATTAAGGACATGGAGAAAGAG CTGAAGTCAGTGCGCACCAGGTTGACAACCCAGGAAAAGAAACAGGAGGAAAAGAGTCGAGAGTTGGACTACCTGAAGCAGGAGCTGTCGGCCAGTGAACAGGCCAAGGACCACAGTGATAAAATCATTGCCTCTCTGCAGTCCCACTTGGAACTTGAAACAGAAAAGGCACAGCTGAATGCACAGCAG GTGGAGCAGTTGCGGAAGGAAACAgcacaggcacagaaagaaaaaactgaatCTATAATGCAGTGTGAACGTCAGATCATCGAGATGACCGCCACCTTAGAAAAATACACCAGTGACCACCAGAAACTTCTGACACAAAAGGACAAAGAGATTGATGAATTGCGGTGCAAGAATGCACAACTGACTACTGTCAGTCAG CAAAGTGAATGCACCACTAAGGAATTGAGAGAGGAATCTGAACGTCTGCTGCAACAGATAGTGGCCTTGAAATCTGAATTG GAAGAGCTAGAGAAGAACAAAGCTGCTGAGATTGAAAGTCTACGAGACCAACTTGTACATGCAGAACAG acagacatggtgtgTGACATGAACCACACTCAGTCAGCGACACAGTCTGTGGCACACTTGAACCACAGCATGGAAGCT GACAGCTTGGCAACAACATCGATGCCCACAACCCCAGTGGCTCAAATCCAGGGTCAGCCTGCAGAAAATCCACAACGAAGTATTCTGCGACAGACAGGTTCCATCAGCAAGCGACGAAAGGTGGCATTCATCTCCCCATCCATTGACACATCTGAAAAAAGCAACACCGATTCCGAGTCTTCTATCGAGTTGGAAATAGAA GATCAGGTTCTGACTCACACAAAGCCTGGTCCGCGTACACCTCTTCGCTTGCGTCATTCTCCCCACAAGAATCGCTCAGGCCTCTCAGCTCCTGTGGTACTGACCCCCAGTAAGAGCTGTAAACTGGAGACCATGGCAAAGAAAACTAAACTGAAGCCAAACACTCACACCGCAGTACAGAGCAGTTCCCCTGAGCCTATTCAG ATCAAAGATAAAGACTTCTGCAAGACTCCAAACATAAGGAAAGCTCCAATGAGAACATCCCGGTTTTTTCGCACCTCTCCAAAAGAGCGTAAGATGATGAGGAAACAAGAGGAGGCCAAGGAACGAATGTCCTGGTTTGATGAGGATAATGTTTATGGGTTCGGCTTTGATGACTGA
- the LOC143283270 gene encoding uncharacterized protein LOC143283270 isoform X1, whose product MDMKHKDKKLSEANITIESLRKSILELQLENENLSSKLQDEMSNREEVLQRIQNTRDLIGLLKDQEERLEEKLSSCETERTELKYLEKEHAQQFEEMTEKFKSLEMEAGRDVEDLFKQVEQAQEFKKSLEKELEIKIAESDQQIKSLANKIDEKDIALREVHVMLQKNEEKLHSADKDLGAAQQQVCNLSAELTDAQQLLDKFKNECGLLQNEKEQLATELVEERERVESAKRQEDSVQEALNNSVAIFNQRQSDMQKDIDLLKLELCDEQKRLKEARAQLTESLTFNESLKSSRDVLLLEKTEMELCLDKLKVELTELQSEKYKNKAEISSLETEVESLQSHLEREQQAAAKLQVQVDEINPRYVSLEKEKKHLQQELHTLKQTISTHKSELEKSIQAQGEGSRQTRQLHDTITQLQAELSDKRNHIDQLHKDMTNCQTQSSAKDAEISSTTAQLDKTTSELKDLMEEQKQAKAHICDLTDQLNIYRKEKDSAEARLADLEKEKHNLQREQETKGQVAEKERQTSIEKQEHLEQQVKDLNADMKAKNKTIKDMEKELKSVRTRLTTQEKKQEEKSRELDYLKQELSASEQAKDHSDKIIASLQSHLELETEKAQLNAQQVEQLRKETAQAQKEKTESIMQCERQIIEMTATLEKYTSDHQKLLTQKDKEIDELRCKNAQLTTVSQQSECTTKELREESERLLQQIVALKSELEELEKNKAAEIESLRDQLVHAEQTDMVCDMNHTQSATQSVAHLNHSMEADSLATTSMPTTPVAQIQGQPAENPQRSILRQTGSISKRRKVAFISPSIDTSEKSNTDSESSIELEIEDQVLTHTKPGPRTPLRLRHSPHKNRSGLSAPVVLTPSKSCKLETMAKKTKLKPNTHTAVQSSSPEPIQFHSGLSLVGRGDGLLSQIKDKDFCKTPNIRKAPMRTSRFFRTSPKERKMMRKQEEAKERMSWFDEDNVYGFGFDD is encoded by the exons ATGGATATGAAACACAAG GATAAAAAGCTGAGTGAAGCAAACATTACGATTGAGTCTCTACGGAAATCCATTTTGGAGCTGCAG ttgGAAAATGAGAATCTTAGTTCCAAACTTCAAGATGAAATGAGCAACAGGGAAGAGGTGCTGCAAAG GATTCAAAACACACGAGATTTGATTGGTCTTCTGAAGGACCAGGAGGAGAGACTGGAAGAAAAGCTTTCCAGCT GTGAGACCGAACGCACAGAATTGAAGTACTTGGAAAAGGAACATGCTCAGCAGTTTGAG GAGATGACTGAAAAATTCAAAAGCCTGGAGATGGAAGCTGGTCGTGATGTTGAAGATCTCTTCAAGCAAG TTGAACAAGCACAAGAATTCAAGAAGAGTTTGGAAAAAGAATTGGAGATCAAAATTGCTGAATCAGACCAACAG ATCAAGTCACTGGCAAACAAGATTGATGAAAAGGACATAGCTTTGAGAGAAGTTCATGTCATGCTGCAGAAGAACGAAGAAAAACTACATTCAGCAGACAAAGACCTGG GTGCTGCACAGCAGCAGGTGTGTAACTTGTCTGCTGAGCTGACCGACGCACAGCAACTCCTGGATAAGTTCAAAAATGAATGTGGACTTCTGCAG AATGAAAAAGAACAACTAGCCACAGAGCTGGTTGAAGAGAGGGAACGGGTGGAGAGTGCGAAACGTCAAGAGGACTCGGTGCAAGAAGCTCTCAACAACTCTGTGGCCATCTTCAACCAGCGCCAGAGTGATATGCAGAAAGACATTGACCTCCTCAAGCTTGAGCTATGTGATGAACAAAAAAG GTTGAAAGAAGCCAGAGCACAGCTTACTGAGAGTCTAACATTCAATGAAAGCCTCAAAAGTTCAAGAG ATGTATTGCTGTTGGAGAAAACAGAGATGGAGCTGTGTCTGGATAAACTCAAAGTAGAACTG ACAGAGCTACAGTCAGAGAAGTACAAAAACAAAGCAGAGATCAGCTCcctggagacagaggtggagagttTGCAGTCACACCTGGAGCGGGAACAACAAGCAGCTGCAAAACTGCAG GTGCAAGTGGATGAGATCAACCCTCGCTATGTCAGtctggagaaggaaaaaaaacatctcCAGCAGGAGCTCCACACCCTGAAGCAAACTATCAGCACACACAAG AGTGAGCTGGAGAAGAGCATTCAGGCCCAAGGTGAAGGCAGCAGACAGACCCGGCAACTTCACGACACCATCACACAGCTGCAGGCAGAGCTTTCGGACAAAAG AAACCATATAGACCAGCTGCACAAAGATATGACAAATTGCCAGACCCAGTCGTCTGCAAAAGATGCAGAGATCTCCTCCACCACAGCACAGCTGGACAAAACTACGTCTGAACTCAAG GATTTGATGGAAGAACAAAAGCAGGCTAAAGCCCACATTTGTGACCTCACAGACCAGCTGAATATATACAG GAAAGAGAAAGATTCTGCTGAAGCCAGACTTGCtgaccttgaaaaagaaaaacataatctTCAGCGAGAGCAAGAAACAAAG GGTCAAGTGGCAGAGAAGGAGCGCCAGACCAGTATAGAAAAGCAGGAACACTTGGAGCAGCAGGTGAAGGACCTCAACGCTGACATGAAGGCCAAGAACAAGACCATTAAGGACATGGAGAAAGAG CTGAAGTCAGTGCGCACCAGGTTGACAACCCAGGAAAAGAAACAGGAGGAAAAGAGTCGAGAGTTGGACTACCTGAAGCAGGAGCTGTCGGCCAGTGAACAGGCCAAGGACCACAGTGATAAAATCATTGCCTCTCTGCAGTCCCACTTGGAACTTGAAACAGAAAAGGCACAGCTGAATGCACAGCAG GTGGAGCAGTTGCGGAAGGAAACAgcacaggcacagaaagaaaaaactgaatCTATAATGCAGTGTGAACGTCAGATCATCGAGATGACCGCCACCTTAGAAAAATACACCAGTGACCACCAGAAACTTCTGACACAAAAGGACAAAGAGATTGATGAATTGCGGTGCAAGAATGCACAACTGACTACTGTCAGTCAG CAAAGTGAATGCACCACTAAGGAATTGAGAGAGGAATCTGAACGTCTGCTGCAACAGATAGTGGCCTTGAAATCTGAATTG GAAGAGCTAGAGAAGAACAAAGCTGCTGAGATTGAAAGTCTACGAGACCAACTTGTACATGCAGAACAG acagacatggtgtgTGACATGAACCACACTCAGTCAGCGACACAGTCTGTGGCACACTTGAACCACAGCATGGAAGCT GACAGCTTGGCAACAACATCGATGCCCACAACCCCAGTGGCTCAAATCCAGGGTCAGCCTGCAGAAAATCCACAACGAAGTATTCTGCGACAGACAGGTTCCATCAGCAAGCGACGAAAGGTGGCATTCATCTCCCCATCCATTGACACATCTGAAAAAAGCAACACCGATTCCGAGTCTTCTATCGAGTTGGAAATAGAA GATCAGGTTCTGACTCACACAAAGCCTGGTCCGCGTACACCTCTTCGCTTGCGTCATTCTCCCCACAAGAATCGCTCAGGCCTCTCAGCTCCTGTGGTACTGACCCCCAGTAAGAGCTGTAAACTGGAGACCATGGCAAAGAAAACTAAACTGAAGCCAAACACTCACACCGCAGTACAGAGCAGTTCCCCTGAGCCTATTCAG TTTCACAGTGGACTGTCGTTGGTGggacgtggtgacggtctccTCTCCCAG ATCAAAGATAAAGACTTCTGCAAGACTCCAAACATAAGGAAAGCTCCAATGAGAACATCCCGGTTTTTTCGCACCTCTCCAAAAGAGCGTAAGATGATGAGGAAACAAGAGGAGGCCAAGGAACGAATGTCCTGGTTTGATGAGGATAATGTTTATGGGTTCGGCTTTGATGACTGA